Proteins co-encoded in one Populus trichocarpa isolate Nisqually-1 chromosome 10, P.trichocarpa_v4.1, whole genome shotgun sequence genomic window:
- the LOC7475370 gene encoding protein SRG1 isoform X5: protein MQSCVSLKLSELRKARPATIPERFVRDMTERPTLATALQPPDTVPIIDFSRLVKGNKDEYKSEMLQLTRACEEWGFFQVINHGIDLSLLESIEKVARDFFVLPLEEKQKYPMLPGTVQGYGQAFVFSEDQKLDWCNMFALGLEPHFIRVPKLWPAKPLKFSETVEVYSGEVRKLCQHLLEYIAMTLNLRTDFFEEMFGVAVQAIRMNYYPPCARPDLVLGLSPHSDGSALTVLQQGKGGSVGLQILKDNKWMPIQPVPNAFVINIGDTLEVLTNGKYKSVEHRAVTHKEKDRLSIVTFYAPSYEMELGPIPELVDENNPCKYRTYNHGEYSKHYVTSKLQGKKTLEFAKVESKKPT from the exons ATGCAGAGTTGTGTAAGCTTGAAGCTATCAG AACTGAGAAAGGCTAGGCCAGCAACAATCCCTGAAAGATTTGTTAGGGACATGACAGAAAGACCAACACTAGCCACAGCTCTACAGCCTCCTGATACCGTTCCCATCATTGATTTCTCAAGGCTTGTTAAAGGCAATAAAGATGAATACAAGAGTGAAATGTTGCAGCTGACAAGAGCTTGCGAGGAGTGGGGTTTTTTTCAG GTGATTAACCACGGGATTGATCTGAGTTTGCTGGAGAGTATAGAGAAGGTTGCCAGGGATTTCTTCGTGCTGCCTTTAGAGGAGAAGCAGAAGTATCCCATGTTGCCAGGGACTGTTCAGGGATATGGACAGGCCTTTGTGTTCTCTGAGGACCAAAAGCTGGACTGGTGCAACAtgtttgctcttgggcttgAGCCCCACTTTATAAGGGTCCCAAAACTATGGCCAGCAAAGCCACTCAAGTTCAG TGAAACTGTAGAGGTCTATTCAGGAGAAGTGAGGAAGCTGTGTCAGCATCTACTGGAATATATAGCCATGACACTAAACCTGAGAACAGATTTTTTTGAAGAGATGTTTGGGGTGGCTGTGCAAGCCATAAGGATGAACTACTACCCACCATGTGCAAGACCGGACCTTGTGTTAGGTCTTAGTCCGCATTCAGATGGAAGTGCCCTTACAGTGTTGCAGCAAGGGAAGGGTGGTTCAGTAGGACTCCAAATCCTTAAAGACAACAAATGGATGCCTATTCAGCCTGTTCCAAATGCATTTGTCATCAACATTGGCGACACTTTAGAA GTTTTAACAAATGGAAAATACAAGAGTGTGGAACACAGAGCAGTGACTCACAAGGAAAAAGACAGGCTCTCTATTGTCACATTTTATGCCCCTAGCTATGAAATGGAGCTTGGACCAATTCCAGAACTGGTGGATGAGAACAACCCATGCAAGTATAGGACATACAATCATGGAGAGTACAGTAAACACTATGTAACTAGCAAGTTGCAAGGCAAGAAAACCCTGGAATTTGCCAAAGTTGAAAGCAAGAAACCTACTtag
- the LOC7475370 gene encoding protein SRG1 isoform X2 produces MAPVPISPINVGHIDDVQELRKARPATIPERFVRDMTERPTLATALQPPDTVPIIDFSRLVKGNKDEYKSEMLQLTRACEEWGFFQVINHGIDLSLLESIEKVARDFFVLPLEEKQKYPMLPGTVQGYGQAFVFSEDQKLDWCNMFALGLEPHFIRVPKLWPAKPLKFSETVEVYSGEVRKLCQHLLEYIAMTLNLRTDFFEEMFGVAVQAIRMNYYPPCARPDLVLGLSPHSDGSALTVLQQGKGGSVGLQILKDNKWMPIQPVPNAFVINIGDTLEVLTNGKYKSVEHRAVTHKEKDRLSIVTFYAPSYEMELGPIPELVDENNPCKYRTYNHGEYSKHYVTSKLQGKKTLEFAKVESKKPT; encoded by the exons ATGGCTCCTGTTCCCATTTCTCCAATTAACGTTGGTCATATTGATGATGTTCAAGAACTGAGAAAGGCTAGGCCAGCAACAATCCCTGAAAGATTTGTTAGGGACATGACAGAAAGACCAACACTAGCCACAGCTCTACAGCCTCCTGATACCGTTCCCATCATTGATTTCTCAAGGCTTGTTAAAGGCAATAAAGATGAATACAAGAGTGAAATGTTGCAGCTGACAAGAGCTTGCGAGGAGTGGGGTTTTTTTCAG GTGATTAACCACGGGATTGATCTGAGTTTGCTGGAGAGTATAGAGAAGGTTGCCAGGGATTTCTTCGTGCTGCCTTTAGAGGAGAAGCAGAAGTATCCCATGTTGCCAGGGACTGTTCAGGGATATGGACAGGCCTTTGTGTTCTCTGAGGACCAAAAGCTGGACTGGTGCAACAtgtttgctcttgggcttgAGCCCCACTTTATAAGGGTCCCAAAACTATGGCCAGCAAAGCCACTCAAGTTCAG TGAAACTGTAGAGGTCTATTCAGGAGAAGTGAGGAAGCTGTGTCAGCATCTACTGGAATATATAGCCATGACACTAAACCTGAGAACAGATTTTTTTGAAGAGATGTTTGGGGTGGCTGTGCAAGCCATAAGGATGAACTACTACCCACCATGTGCAAGACCGGACCTTGTGTTAGGTCTTAGTCCGCATTCAGATGGAAGTGCCCTTACAGTGTTGCAGCAAGGGAAGGGTGGTTCAGTAGGACTCCAAATCCTTAAAGACAACAAATGGATGCCTATTCAGCCTGTTCCAAATGCATTTGTCATCAACATTGGCGACACTTTAGAA GTTTTAACAAATGGAAAATACAAGAGTGTGGAACACAGAGCAGTGACTCACAAGGAAAAAGACAGGCTCTCTATTGTCACATTTTATGCCCCTAGCTATGAAATGGAGCTTGGACCAATTCCAGAACTGGTGGATGAGAACAACCCATGCAAGTATAGGACATACAATCATGGAGAGTACAGTAAACACTATGTAACTAGCAAGTTGCAAGGCAAGAAAACCCTGGAATTTGCCAAAGTTGAAAGCAAGAAACCTACTtag
- the LOC7475370 gene encoding protein SRG1 isoform X4: MQSRVSLKLSELRKARPATIPERFVRDMTERPTLATALQPPDTVPIIDFSRLVKGNKDEYKSEMLQLTRACEEWGFFQVINHGIDLSLLESIEKVARDFFVLPLEEKQKYPMLPGTVQGYGQAFVFSEDQKLDWCNMFALGLEPHFIRVPKLWPAKPLKFSETVEVYSGEVRKLCQHLLEYIAMTLNLRTDFFEEMFGVAVQAIRMNYYPPCARPDLVLGLSPHSDGSALTVLQQGKGGSVGLQILKDNKWMPIQPVPNAFVINIGDTLEVLTNGKYKSVEHRAVTHKEKDRLSIVTFYAPSYEMELGPIPELVDENNPCKYRTYNHGEYSKHYVTSKLQGKKTLEFAKVESKKPT; encoded by the exons ATGCAGAGTCGTGTAAGCTTGAAGCTATCAG AACTGAGAAAGGCTAGGCCAGCAACAATCCCTGAAAGATTTGTTAGGGACATGACAGAAAGACCAACACTAGCCACAGCTCTACAGCCTCCTGATACCGTTCCCATCATTGATTTCTCAAGGCTTGTTAAAGGCAATAAAGATGAATACAAGAGTGAAATGTTGCAGCTGACAAGAGCTTGCGAGGAGTGGGGTTTTTTTCAG GTGATTAACCACGGGATTGATCTGAGTTTGCTGGAGAGTATAGAGAAGGTTGCCAGGGATTTCTTCGTGCTGCCTTTAGAGGAGAAGCAGAAGTATCCCATGTTGCCAGGGACTGTTCAGGGATATGGACAGGCCTTTGTGTTCTCTGAGGACCAAAAGCTGGACTGGTGCAACAtgtttgctcttgggcttgAGCCCCACTTTATAAGGGTCCCAAAACTATGGCCAGCAAAGCCACTCAAGTTCAG TGAAACTGTAGAGGTCTATTCAGGAGAAGTGAGGAAGCTGTGTCAGCATCTACTGGAATATATAGCCATGACACTAAACCTGAGAACAGATTTTTTTGAAGAGATGTTTGGGGTGGCTGTGCAAGCCATAAGGATGAACTACTACCCACCATGTGCAAGACCGGACCTTGTGTTAGGTCTTAGTCCGCATTCAGATGGAAGTGCCCTTACAGTGTTGCAGCAAGGGAAGGGTGGTTCAGTAGGACTCCAAATCCTTAAAGACAACAAATGGATGCCTATTCAGCCTGTTCCAAATGCATTTGTCATCAACATTGGCGACACTTTAGAA GTTTTAACAAATGGAAAATACAAGAGTGTGGAACACAGAGCAGTGACTCACAAGGAAAAAGACAGGCTCTCTATTGTCACATTTTATGCCCCTAGCTATGAAATGGAGCTTGGACCAATTCCAGAACTGGTGGATGAGAACAACCCATGCAAGTATAGGACATACAATCATGGAGAGTACAGTAAACACTATGTAACTAGCAAGTTGCAAGGCAAGAAAACCCTGGAATTTGCCAAAGTTGAAAGCAAGAAACCTACTtag
- the LOC7475961 gene encoding cullin-1 isoform X1, with protein MTMNERKTIDLEQGWEFMQKGITKLKNILEGLSEPQFSSEDYMMLYTTIYNMCTQKPPHDYSQQLYDKYRESFEEYITSTVLPSLREKHDEFMLRELVKRWANHKVMVRWLSRFFHYLDRYFIARRSLPPLNEVGLACFRNQVYQELNGKVRDAVISLIDQEREGEQIDRALLKNVLDIFVEIGMGQMDYYENDFEAAMLKDTAAYYSRKAANWILDDSCPDYMLKAEECLMREKDRVSHYLHSSSEPKLLEKVQHEELSVYANQLLEKEHSGCHALLRDDKVEDLSRMFRLFSKIPRGLDPVSSIFKQHVTAEGTALVKQAEDAASSKKADKKDVVGLQEQVFVRKVIELHDKYLAYVNNCFQNHTLFHKALKEAFEVFCNKGVAGSSSAELLATFCDNILKKGGSEKLSDEAIEETLEKVVKLLAYISDKDLFAEFYRKKLARRLLFDKSANDDHERSILTKLKQQCGGQFTSKMEGMVTDLTLARENQTSFEEYLSNNPNANPGIDLTVTVLTTGFWPSYKSFDLNLPAEMVKCVEVFREFYQIKTKHRKLTWIYSLGTCNLIGKFEPKTMELIVTTYQASALLLFNSSDRLSYSEIMTQLNLTDDDVVRLLHSLSCAKYKILNKEPNTKTISPTDHFEFNSKFTDKMRRIKIPLPPVDEKKKVIEDVDKDRRYAIDASIVRIMKSRKVLGHQQLVMECVEQLGRMFKPDFKAIKKRIEDLITRDYLERDKENPNLFRYLA; from the exons aaccATTTACAACATGTGTACGCAGAAGCCTCCTCATGATTATTCCCAACAGCTATATGACAAGTACCGGGAGTCTTTTGAAGAATACATTACTTCAACG GTATTGCCATCCTTAAGGGAGAAGCATGATGAGTTTATGTTACGAGAGCTAGTTAAAAGGTGGGCAAACCATAAAGTCATGGTTAGGTGGCTTTCTCGTTTCTTCCATTACCTTGATCGCTATTTTATTGCCCGAAGGTCACTTCCACCCCTTAATGAAGTTGGACTTGCTTGTTTCCGCAATCAG GTGTACCAAGAGCTGAATGGGAAAGTGAGGGATGCTGTAATTTCTCTG ATTGATCAAGAGCGTGAAGGAGAGCAGATTGACCGAGCTTTATTGAAGAATGTCTTGGATATATTTGTTGAAATCGGAATGGGGCAGATGGATTATTATGAAAATGACTTTGAAGCAGCGATGCTTAAAGATACAGCTGCTTATTATTCTCGGAAAGCAGCAAACTGGATCCTAGATGATTCATGTCCAGATTACATGTTAAAG GCTGAGGAGTGTCTAATGAGGGAGAAAGATAGGGTTTCTCATTACTTGCATTCCAGTAGTGAGCCAAAATTGCTGGAG AAAGTTCAACATGAGGAGTTGTCTGTATATGCCAACCAGCTGCTTGAAAAAGAGCACTCTGGATGTCATGCACTGCTTAGAGATGACAAg GTGGAGGATTTATCAAGAATGTTCAGGCTCTTTTCTAAAATACCTCGAGGCTTAGATCCTGTTTCTAGTATATTTAAGCAG CATGTCACTGCTGAAGGTACAGCTTTGGTCAAACAGGCTGAAGATGCAGCAAGCAGCAAGAAG gcagaTAAAAAGGACGTGGTTGGCTTGCAGGAACAG GTTTTTGTCAGGAAGGTGATTGAGCTGCACGACAAATATCTGGCATATGTCAACAATTGTTTTCAGAACCACACTCTTTTCCACAAG GCCCTCAAGGAAGCTTTTGAGGTCTTTTGCAACAAGGGTGTTGCTGGAAGTTCAAGTGCAGAATTACTAGCAACCTTTTGTGATAACATTCTTAAGAAAGGTGGGAGTGAGAAACTGAGTGACGAGGCCATTGAGGAAACACTGGAGAAG GTTGTGAAGCTGCTTGCTTATATTAGCGACAAAGACTTGTTTGCTGAATTTTATAG GAAAAAGCTTGCTCGACGTCTACTTTTTGATAAGAGTGCCAATGATGACCATGAGAGAAGCATTTTGACAAAGCTGAAGCAGCAATGTGGTGGGCAGTTCACCTCAAAGATGGAGGGAATG GTTACGGACTTGACATTAGCTCGGGAAAACCAAACCAGTTTTGAGGAGTATCTAAGCAACAACCCAAATGCAAATCCAGGAATTGACTTGACGGTTACGGTTTTGACAACTGGCTTCTGGCCTAGTTACAAGTCTTTTGATTTGAACCTTCCAGCGGAGATG GTCAAGTGTGTTGAAGTTTTTAgagaattttatcaaataaaaacaaagcacAGGAAACTTACCTGGATATACTCATTGGGTACCTGTAATCTTATTGGGAAATTTGAACCAAAAACCATGGAGTTGATTGTGACAACCTATCAG GCTTCTGCACTGTTGCTTTTTAACTCTTCAGATAGATTGAGTTATTCAGAGATCATGACTCAATTGAACTTGACTGATGATGATGTTGTTAGACTGCTCCACTCTTTGTCATGCGCAAAGTATAAGATTCTAAACAAAGagccaaatacaaaaacaatatctCCTACCGATCACTTTGAATTCAACTCCAAATTTACTGACAAAATGAGGAGGATCAAG ATTCCTCTGCCTCCTGTAgatgaaaagaagaaagtaaTTGAAGATGTTGATAAGGACAGAAGGTATGCAATTGATGCATCAATTGTGCGCATCATGAAGAGCCGCAAAGTTTTGGGTCACCAGCAATTGGTTATGGAGTGTGTTGAGCAGTTGGGTCGCATGTTCAAG CCTGATTTCAAGGCAATTAAAAAACGGATTGAAGATCTGATTACTCGAGACTATCTTGAAAGGGACAAAGAAAACCCCAATTTGTTCAGATACTTGGCATAA
- the LOC7475961 gene encoding cullin-1 isoform X2, with protein sequence MLRELVKRWANHKVMVRWLSRFFHYLDRYFIARRSLPPLNEVGLACFRNQVYQELNGKVRDAVISLIDQEREGEQIDRALLKNVLDIFVEIGMGQMDYYENDFEAAMLKDTAAYYSRKAANWILDDSCPDYMLKAEECLMREKDRVSHYLHSSSEPKLLEKVQHEELSVYANQLLEKEHSGCHALLRDDKVEDLSRMFRLFSKIPRGLDPVSSIFKQHVTAEGTALVKQAEDAASSKKADKKDVVGLQEQVFVRKVIELHDKYLAYVNNCFQNHTLFHKALKEAFEVFCNKGVAGSSSAELLATFCDNILKKGGSEKLSDEAIEETLEKVVKLLAYISDKDLFAEFYRKKLARRLLFDKSANDDHERSILTKLKQQCGGQFTSKMEGMVTDLTLARENQTSFEEYLSNNPNANPGIDLTVTVLTTGFWPSYKSFDLNLPAEMVKCVEVFREFYQIKTKHRKLTWIYSLGTCNLIGKFEPKTMELIVTTYQASALLLFNSSDRLSYSEIMTQLNLTDDDVVRLLHSLSCAKYKILNKEPNTKTISPTDHFEFNSKFTDKMRRIKIPLPPVDEKKKVIEDVDKDRRYAIDASIVRIMKSRKVLGHQQLVMECVEQLGRMFKPDFKAIKKRIEDLITRDYLERDKENPNLFRYLA encoded by the exons ATGTTACGAGAGCTAGTTAAAAGGTGGGCAAACCATAAAGTCATGGTTAGGTGGCTTTCTCGTTTCTTCCATTACCTTGATCGCTATTTTATTGCCCGAAGGTCACTTCCACCCCTTAATGAAGTTGGACTTGCTTGTTTCCGCAATCAG GTGTACCAAGAGCTGAATGGGAAAGTGAGGGATGCTGTAATTTCTCTG ATTGATCAAGAGCGTGAAGGAGAGCAGATTGACCGAGCTTTATTGAAGAATGTCTTGGATATATTTGTTGAAATCGGAATGGGGCAGATGGATTATTATGAAAATGACTTTGAAGCAGCGATGCTTAAAGATACAGCTGCTTATTATTCTCGGAAAGCAGCAAACTGGATCCTAGATGATTCATGTCCAGATTACATGTTAAAG GCTGAGGAGTGTCTAATGAGGGAGAAAGATAGGGTTTCTCATTACTTGCATTCCAGTAGTGAGCCAAAATTGCTGGAG AAAGTTCAACATGAGGAGTTGTCTGTATATGCCAACCAGCTGCTTGAAAAAGAGCACTCTGGATGTCATGCACTGCTTAGAGATGACAAg GTGGAGGATTTATCAAGAATGTTCAGGCTCTTTTCTAAAATACCTCGAGGCTTAGATCCTGTTTCTAGTATATTTAAGCAG CATGTCACTGCTGAAGGTACAGCTTTGGTCAAACAGGCTGAAGATGCAGCAAGCAGCAAGAAG gcagaTAAAAAGGACGTGGTTGGCTTGCAGGAACAG GTTTTTGTCAGGAAGGTGATTGAGCTGCACGACAAATATCTGGCATATGTCAACAATTGTTTTCAGAACCACACTCTTTTCCACAAG GCCCTCAAGGAAGCTTTTGAGGTCTTTTGCAACAAGGGTGTTGCTGGAAGTTCAAGTGCAGAATTACTAGCAACCTTTTGTGATAACATTCTTAAGAAAGGTGGGAGTGAGAAACTGAGTGACGAGGCCATTGAGGAAACACTGGAGAAG GTTGTGAAGCTGCTTGCTTATATTAGCGACAAAGACTTGTTTGCTGAATTTTATAG GAAAAAGCTTGCTCGACGTCTACTTTTTGATAAGAGTGCCAATGATGACCATGAGAGAAGCATTTTGACAAAGCTGAAGCAGCAATGTGGTGGGCAGTTCACCTCAAAGATGGAGGGAATG GTTACGGACTTGACATTAGCTCGGGAAAACCAAACCAGTTTTGAGGAGTATCTAAGCAACAACCCAAATGCAAATCCAGGAATTGACTTGACGGTTACGGTTTTGACAACTGGCTTCTGGCCTAGTTACAAGTCTTTTGATTTGAACCTTCCAGCGGAGATG GTCAAGTGTGTTGAAGTTTTTAgagaattttatcaaataaaaacaaagcacAGGAAACTTACCTGGATATACTCATTGGGTACCTGTAATCTTATTGGGAAATTTGAACCAAAAACCATGGAGTTGATTGTGACAACCTATCAG GCTTCTGCACTGTTGCTTTTTAACTCTTCAGATAGATTGAGTTATTCAGAGATCATGACTCAATTGAACTTGACTGATGATGATGTTGTTAGACTGCTCCACTCTTTGTCATGCGCAAAGTATAAGATTCTAAACAAAGagccaaatacaaaaacaatatctCCTACCGATCACTTTGAATTCAACTCCAAATTTACTGACAAAATGAGGAGGATCAAG ATTCCTCTGCCTCCTGTAgatgaaaagaagaaagtaaTTGAAGATGTTGATAAGGACAGAAGGTATGCAATTGATGCATCAATTGTGCGCATCATGAAGAGCCGCAAAGTTTTGGGTCACCAGCAATTGGTTATGGAGTGTGTTGAGCAGTTGGGTCGCATGTTCAAG CCTGATTTCAAGGCAATTAAAAAACGGATTGAAGATCTGATTACTCGAGACTATCTTGAAAGGGACAAAGAAAACCCCAATTTGTTCAGATACTTGGCATAA